The Cytobacillus firmus genome segment GTCTTTGCTCCAAGGCTTAAAGGGCATGGCACACATTATAAAGATATGGAAAAGACCACTCATGAGGATTGGTTTGCTGAAGCCGAAAAGGGTTATCAATTTTTAAAAGAAAAATGCACATCCGTCTATGCCGCAGGTCAATCGATGGGTGGGGCGCTGACACTTTGGCTGGCTAATAATTATCCGGAAATTGCAGGTATAGTACTAATAAATGCCGCTCTTCGGGTTCCGTGTTATGAAAATTTAAAAGGGAAAACAAATCCCAGTTATATAGATGAAGGCGCACCTGATATAAAAAAAGAGGGTGTAGAGGAAATAACGTATGGGAAAGTTCCGGTCCCATCCATCTTCGAATTGCAGAAGGTCATGGATAGAACACCTGACTTATTGCCTGACATTAAAGCACCTGTATTAGGTTTTAAATCGGTAGAAGATCATGTTGTGCCTGCAGAGTGTACAGATTTTATTTTGCAAAAGATTGGTTCCGCCAAAAAGAATGCTATATCGCTCTATAACTCCTATCATGTGGCATCCTTGGACCATGATAAAGAAGAGATTGTTACCTTGACTCATCAGTTCATCCAGCAGAATCAAGCAGGCCGATTGTCCTTTGTGTAAAGAATGGCTGACCTAAAAGAGCCGATTTTGGCTCTTTTTCATTTTTGATCTATAGCCAGCCTAATTATGATAAAATAGTTAGTCAGGTAAAGATATATTCGGAAAAGGAGAGTACTCAGTGTGCTGATTCAAATTAATAAACAGCTGGAGAAAATGATGCCATTGATTACTCCAATAAGCGTGGTTCTTGGTGTTATGCTCGCAGGTTATATGAAGGATTTTGCCTTTATCATTCCTTGGGTTTTTGCATTTATGACGTTTTCAGGCAGTCTGAACTCGAGTTTTAGCAGTTTAAAAGAAATCATTCATCATCCAAAGCCGCTTTTTCTCATTTTGTTTTTACTTCATATTTTAATGCCTCTCTTTGCATGGAGCACCGGTACACTTGCGTTCGGAAATGATTCTTTAACTATTACCGGGCTGGTATTGGCTATGGCCATTCCGACTGGCATATCAAGCTTTATATGGGTTTCGATATATCGCGGGAATATCCCGCTGACCTTGTCTATTATTCTGGTAGATACCTTTCTGTCACCCTTTATTGTTCCGCTGACCTTGTCTGTATTTTTCCAGAAATCTGTACAGATCGATGCCGTGCCGATGATGACCGGGTTATTTGGCATGATTGTTCTGCCTTCTTTTCTTGGTATGCTTTTCAATCAATTTGCAGGAAAAAGCGCTGCATTCTTAAGCAGCCGTCTATCTCCTTTTTCAAAGCTGGGCATGGCCATTGTGGTCATGCTGAATGGAGCTGTTGTTGCCCCGTATCTGATGGAGGTCAATCTTAAATTGATCCTCATCGGGATCACTGTATTTGGTGTGGCATTTATGGGCTATCTGATCTCTTTCATCATCGCAAATGTACTGAAATACGATCAGGGCACGACGGTGGCTGTTACATTTAATGGAGGCATGAGGAATATCAGTGTTGGCTCTGTCCTGGCAGTCACTTATTTTCCGGCACCTGTTGCCGTTCCTGTCGTCATTGGCATGCTGTTTCAGCAGGTTTTGGCATCCCTGTATGGTATAATCATGAAACGACATTTCGGCAGGAAGGTTCTGCAGGGTGGTCATAGTGTGTAACAATTTAGCTCCTGTTTCAGGAGCTTTTTGTTTGTAATTTGGCTAAATCAACCTTCCGCACAGAAAATCCGCTATCCGCACATAAAAAGGCGTTATGCGCACATAAAAATTTTTATCCGCACACAAAAACGTGGTATCAGCACATAAAAATTTTTTTCAATATAAAAGAGTGGCATTCGTATGGCAAGATTTGAATATGACCACTAAAGTTACTCTGAAAATTGAACTTAATGGACCAATACGCAATCAAATACATAAATTTTCACCCGAAAACAGGGTTTAACCCCCTTTATTTCGGGTAGAATATCGGGGGATATCGCCGGCATTGAAATTATCTTAAAAAAAAGTTATAATAAGACGTTGTTAACACTACCGAGGGGGAAGTTTTTTTGTCAATCGAAATTGGAAGCAAGGTACAAGGAAAAGTAACAGGTATTACAAATTTCGGAGCTTTTGTCGAGCTGCCAGGCGGCACGACTGGTCTAGTTCACATCAGTGAGGTAGCTGACAGCTATGTTAAAGATGTGAATGATCATTTAAAAGTTGGCGATGAAGTAACTGTTAAAGTGCTAAGTGAGAAGGAAGGCAAAATTGCCTTATCCATCAAAAAAGCAGTGGACAGACCGGAAGGCCAATCTTCTTATTCACCGCGCCCACCGCGCCAGGGAAGAGATGATCGCCGCGGCGGTGGTGGTTCCAGAGATTTCCGTTCAAAAGGAAACTTTAAGCCAAAGGAAAGCTTTGAAGACAAAATGGCAAAATTCTTAAAATCGAGCGAAGAAAATATTTCTTCATTGAAGCGCAATACTGAAGGAAAGCGGGGCGGCCGAGGCGGACGCCGCGGATAAGCAGCCCTTTAGATAATGGGAAACTCCAATCAGGAGGGAAGTTTCCTGACTGATTGTTCGTGATCCTGTGATAAAGGCAAGCCATAATAGGCTTGCCTCTTTTCGTTTATATTTCAATTATGATCGGCAGGATCATTGGTTTGCGCTTTGTTTTTTCGAATAAAAACTGCCCAAGTGATTTCTTGATGCTCTGCTTGATGACATTCCACTGGCTTTTATCCTGCTCAGGAAGATCGTTGACAATTTTTTCTGCAATCCGGTTTATGTCTCTCAGCAGATCTTCGGATTCCCTTGCGTAAATAAAGCCCCGGGATATAGTATCCGGCCTTGATATCATTTTGCGTTCACTCTTGCTCATGGTCAGTACGATCACAAGCATGCCATCCTCTGATAGCTGCTTCCTGTCGCGGAGCACGATGCTGCCAATGTCCCCGACACCCACTCCATCCACATACGTATCTCCCGCAGGCACCCGCCTTGTCTGGCGTGCTTTTCCGTTTTCTATATCAACGACATCCCCATTTTTAATGATAAACGTGTTCCCTTTTTCAACACCGATCGATTCAGCAAGCAATTTATGGTGATGAAGCATTCTGTATTCACCGTGAATGGGAATAAAATATTTCGGCTTCATCAATGTGAGCATAAGCTTTAAATCCTCCTGGTAGCCGTGGCCGGACACATGCATTCCCGTTGAGCTGCCTGATCCGTAAATTACTCTGGCACCCAGTTTAAAGAGGTTATCAATGATTTTAGAAACATCACGCTCGTTGCCCGGGATTGGGAGGCAGCCAGAATCACGGTATCTTCAGGATGAATTTCAGCGTCACGGTAATTTCCGGAAGAAAGGCGTGAGAGGGCAG includes the following:
- a CDS encoding alpha/beta hydrolase, coding for MNERYPVLDGAESFYYEGNEIGIMITHGFLGTPQSVRFLGESFAKLGYTVFAPRLKGHGTHYKDMEKTTHEDWFAEAEKGYQFLKEKCTSVYAAGQSMGGALTLWLANNYPEIAGIVLINAALRVPCYENLKGKTNPSYIDEGAPDIKKEGVEEITYGKVPVPSIFELQKVMDRTPDLLPDIKAPVLGFKSVEDHVVPAECTDFILQKIGSAKKNAISLYNSYHVASLDHDKEEIVTLTHQFIQQNQAGRLSFV
- a CDS encoding bile acid:sodium symporter family protein, producing MLIQINKQLEKMMPLITPISVVLGVMLAGYMKDFAFIIPWVFAFMTFSGSLNSSFSSLKEIIHHPKPLFLILFLLHILMPLFAWSTGTLAFGNDSLTITGLVLAMAIPTGISSFIWVSIYRGNIPLTLSIILVDTFLSPFIVPLTLSVFFQKSVQIDAVPMMTGLFGMIVLPSFLGMLFNQFAGKSAAFLSSRLSPFSKLGMAIVVMLNGAVVAPYLMEVNLKLILIGITVFGVAFMGYLISFIIANVLKYDQGTTVAVTFNGGMRNISVGSVLAVTYFPAPVAVPVVIGMLFQQVLASLYGIIMKRHFGRKVLQGGHSV
- a CDS encoding S1 domain-containing RNA-binding protein, with protein sequence MSIEIGSKVQGKVTGITNFGAFVELPGGTTGLVHISEVADSYVKDVNDHLKVGDEVTVKVLSEKEGKIALSIKKAVDRPEGQSSYSPRPPRQGRDDRRGGGGSRDFRSKGNFKPKESFEDKMAKFLKSSEENISSLKRNTEGKRGGRGGRRG